In a genomic window of Lycium ferocissimum isolate CSIRO_LF1 chromosome 9, AGI_CSIRO_Lferr_CH_V1, whole genome shotgun sequence:
- the LOC132031569 gene encoding uncharacterized protein LOC132031569 has product MAQVLHWLHGLAQAGAIPAGPAGRGAGVAAPDPDRAQAPGVQHAAAVAPRLDEVSGFEAFPRPVAGPVMTGEEHDLFWRFTKMKPPVFYGTESEDAYEFIIDCHERLHKMGAVDKYGVEFVTFQFLGDAKLWWRAYVECRPAGSPPLTWVQFYSVFLDKYVPRTLRDRRKDEFATIGQGNSSVAVYESRFHSLSRYALQLLPTEGERIRRFVKRLNTTSIVGSLTCSHWCFISGDSGACPYR; this is encoded by the coding sequence ATGGCACAGGTGCTGCATTGGTTGCATGGGTTAGCACAGGCCGGAGCTATACCAGCGGGTCCAGCAGGTAGGGGCGCAGGGGTAGCGGCCCCAGATCCGGACAGAGCACAGGCTCCGGGGGTTCAGCATGCAGCAGCGGTGGCACCTCGCTTGGATGAGGTTTCGGGTTTTGAGGCCTTCCCGAGGCCAGTTGCAGGGCCAGTGATGACTGGTGAAGAACATGAtctgttttggaggttcactaaaatgaagcctcctGTGTTTTATGGTACTGAGTCGGAGGAcgcatatgagttcatcatcgactgtcatgagaggctccataagatgggggccgTGGATAAGTACGGggtagagtttgtgaccttccagttcttgggtgatgccaagctttggtggagggcttatgtggagtgtaggccagctgggtctcctccgttgacttgggttcagttTTACTCTGTGTTTCTAGACAAGTACGTTCCGCGTACTCTGAGGGACCGAAGGAAGGATGAGTTCGCTACTATTGGTCAGGGGAACTCATCTGTTGCTGTGTATGAGTCCCGTTTCCACTCCCTTTCTCGTTATGCTCTTCAGTTGCTGCCCACTGAAGGGGAGAGGATACGGCGGTTCGTGAAGAGGTTGAACACTACTTCAATTGTCGGCTCTTTAACTTGTAGCCACTGGTGCTTCATTTCAGGAGATAGTGGAGCATGTCCGTATCGTTGA